In Chlamydomonas reinhardtii strain CC-503 cw92 mt+ chromosome 14, whole genome shotgun sequence, a single window of DNA contains:
- a CDS encoding IMP dehydrogenase: protein MQNGHADAVYDGFASSQLFNQGVCYTYDDVIFHPGHIFFAANEVDLTSNVTKNIPLRVPIVSSPMDTVTEAEMAITMATLGGMGFIHYNNTAEEQLRQVLKAKRHTPGFIVTPAVAGPNDTVSKLYELKNTRGFTSVCVTDTGALGGKLLGVVTTRDIDFINDKLTPLAEVMTTDLVTAPEGTTADAAGALLKKIKKNKLPLVNAQGELVGLATRGAFKDARNFPAPGAPSLDGAGLLRCGAAVGTRDSDRERVKMLWETAAVDAVILDSSQGDSTYQVEMIKYIKAAHPGLDVIAGNVVTGAQARRLIEAGADGLRVGMGSGSICTTQEVCAVGRGQATAVYHVARVANALGVPIIADGGVQNSGHITKALALGASAVMCGSMFAGTTEAPGEYFMLNGQRVKKYRGMGSLEAMAKGSETRYHSDTQSLKIAQGVSGAVKDKGSIRKTVPFLAQAVRQGFQDIGANSIKMAREMLYNGAMRMEARTNAAQAEGNVHDMVAYEKRPW from the exons ATGCAGAACGGTCACGCTGACGCTGTCTATGACG GCTTCGCGTCGTCGCAGCTGTTCAACCAGGGTGTCTGCTACACGTATGATGATGTTATCTTCCACCCTGGCCACATCTTCTTTGCGGCCAACGAG GTCGACCTCACGTCTAACGTGACCAAGAACATCCCGCTGCGCGTGCCCATCGTGTCCTCGCCCATGGACACCGTGACCGAGGCGGAGATGGCCATCACCATGGCCACCCTCGGCGGCATGGGCTTCATCCACTACAACAACAccgcggaggagcagctgcgccaggtgctgaAGGCCAAGCGCCACACGCCCGGCTTCATCGTCACCCCCGCCGTGGCCGGCCCCAACGACACTGTCTCCAAGCTGTACGAGCTCAAG AACACCCGCGGCTTCACCTCCGTGTGTGTGACCGACACGggtgcgctgggcggcaagcTGCTCGGCGTGGTGACCACCCGCGACATTGACTTCATCAACGACAAGCTCACGCCTCTGGCCGAGGTCATGACCACGGACCTGGTCACTGCGCCCGAG GGCAccaccgcggacgccgccggcgcgcttcTCAAAAAGATCAAGAAGAACAAGCTGCCCCTGGTCAATGCCCAG GGCGAGCTGGTGGGCCTGGCCACTCGCGGCGCCTTTAAGGACGCGCGCAACttccccgcgcccggcgcgccctcgctggacggcgccggcctgctgcgctgcggcgcggccgtgggcaCTCGCGACAGCGACCGCGAGCGTGTGAAGATGCTGTGGGAGACCGCGGCGGTGGATGCCGTGATCCTGGACTCGTCGCAGGGTGACTCCACCTACCAG GTGGAGATGATTAAGTACATCAAGGCTGCGCACCCCGGCCTGGACGTCATTGCCGGCAATGTGGTGACGGGcgcccaggcgcggcgcctgatcgaggcgggcgcggatggcctgcgtgtgggcatgggcTCCGGCTCCATCTGCACCACCCAG GAGGTGTGCGCCGTGGGCCGCGGccaggccaccgccgtctACCACGTCGCGCGCGTCGCCAACGCGCTGGGCGTGCCCATCAttgctgacggcggcgtgcagaaCTCGGGCCACATCACCAaggccctggcgctgggcgccagtGCTGTCATGTGCGGCTCCATGTTTGCGGGCacgacggaggcgccgggcgagTACTTCATGCTCAACGGGCAGCGCGTGAAGAAGTACCGCGGCATGGGCTCGCTGGAGGCCATGGCCAAGGGCTCGGAGACGCGCTACCACAGCGACACGCAGAGCCTCAAGATCGCGCAG GGTGTGTCGGGCGCCGTGAAGGACAAGGGCTCCATCCGCAAGACCGTGCCCTTCCTGGCGCAAGCCGTGCGCCAGGGCTTCCAG GACATTGGTGCCAACAGCATCAAGATGGCTCGCGAGATGCTGTACAATGGCGCCATGCGCATGGAGGCGCGCACcaacgccgcgcaggcggagggcaaCGTGCACGACATGGTCGCGTACGAGAAGCGCCCCTGGTAA